TTTTATCAGGCTTCACACTAATGCTAACTCCTTTCGGGGCAACAATCTTGAGACTGTAATTTGAACATGGTTCACCAACATTTGTCACGGTCCGGGTAAATGTTTGTGATGGCTTCCCGAACGTGACGGCAAATGAGGGATAGTTAAGCTGTCCTTCAAGAATTTTCGTCGTGCAATGGACCCGTTTGTGTGCGATGATCCCTACTTGCTCCTCTGTGTAGCCCAATCCACACAAGTAGGGGATGTAATCCTCGGTTTCAATGTCGTATATCAGCCCCGGTTTGTTTGCTTTAGATGGGTTGACATGCCCTGCACCCGTGGCGAAAATGCCCGCTGGGGTGAGTGTTTCATCTAAAATTGGTTCGCCTTTGAGATTCACTAGATCAGCTGAGGTCATAATAGCCGATTTTATGGCTGCCGGAGACCAATAAGGGTGCACGCTTTTGAGCAAACCAGCTACCCCACTGAGGTGAGGACATGACATAGACGTGCCCGATTCGATATTAAATGTCAGTTCCGTGTTCGTGTCTTCATCCAGCGGAAATGGCCATGCTGCTAAAATGTTCACTCCAGGTCCAATAATGTCCGGTTTCAGAATCCCTGGTGTTGCCAAACTAGGCCCTCTCGAGGAGAAAGAAGCCACAGCTGGAGCCAATAGGTCTCCAATAATGGTACCTTTGAACAAAATTGTTGCTAATGGAGCTTCGGTTGAGTTTATGTACTCTTTAATTTTAAGCCCCGATGTGTATGGTACGTGAGCTGCAGGTAAGACATGAGCATCTGCTGACGTGCTGAATCCATCAGTTTGTGAGTTGGCAAGTATCATTGCCGCTCCCCCGGCATCTTTTACCTCTTGACCTTTTGCTAATCTTGCTATTCCTCCTCCTCTGTCACACAAGACAACTTTTCCTTTAACATCGACTCCAGATAACGACCCATTCGCACAGAATGCTGAATCTTGATTTCCATTGGATCCAGCATAAACAAGGGGTAGCAGCGTTGGAGGGAAATCTTTAGGCTGGAAAACAGATTCGCCATCAAATTCTTGACCGTCTCCTAGTTTTGCTGTGGACCTAATGCTTCTATCAATGGTGCTGGCACCGACAGTGAGAATCCATGGAGCCTCGTTCGTTATTGTTTCCTTTATCGGGCCTGAGTTTCCGCCAGAACAACTGACGAAAATGCTCTTCTCAACTGCAGCAAATGATGCTATTGcgatattgtctttgaaaaaTGGGGTTGAATCTTCACCAAGGGAAATGGAAA
The Primulina tabacum isolate GXHZ01 chromosome 9, ASM2559414v2, whole genome shotgun sequence DNA segment above includes these coding regions:
- the LOC142556664 gene encoding subtilisin-like protease 4, which encodes MAMPAVTLLALISVFIIFPDSTFGNEFPARVEKSELMTYIVHVKKPEGRVVSTISDDTRAYHESFLPVTITSDSPGEQRKKLLYSYQNVISGFSARLTAEELESMKEKDGFLSASPERILHPLTTHSPKFLGLYQETGFWKQSHFGKGIIIGVLDTGILPSHPSFSSEGMPPPPAKWKGKCEFEATVCNNKLIGARSFNVASNASKTIVDTPLDDDGHGTHTASTAAGGMVKNASVLGNAYGTAVGVAPKAHLAIYKVCFGPDCPESDILAGLDSAIEDGVDVLSISLGEDSTPFFKDNIAIASFAAVEKSIFVSCSGGNSGPIKETITNEAPWILTVGASTIDRSIRSTAKLGDGQEFDGESVFQPKDFPPTLLPLVYAGSNGNQDSAFCANGSLSGVDVKGKVVLCDRGGGIARLAKGQEVKDAGGAAMILANSQTDGFSTSADAHVLPAAHVPYTSGLKIKEYINSTEAPLATILFKGTIIGDLLAPAVASFSSRGPSLATPGILKPDIIGPGVNILAAWPFPLDEDTNTELTFNIESGTSMSCPHLSGVAGLLKSVHPYWSPAAIKSAIMTSADLVNLKGEPILDETLTPAGIFATGAGHVNPSKANKPGLIYDIETEDYIPYLCGLGYTEEQVGIIAHKRVHCTTKILEGQLNYPSFAVTFGKPSQTFTRTVTNVGEPCSNYSLKIVAPKGVSISVKPDKMFFTESNQKESYSVTFSRTSNITNTFSQGYLLWVSAKYSVRSVVSVRFN